In a genomic window of Flavobacterium lipolyticum:
- a CDS encoding MotA/TolQ/ExbB proton channel family protein: MANVKVKKESTSNGGGMITGIIIVACILVGVFIWKVIMGDAANFEGGNPETGHPINTLGQVYKGGFIVPVLLGMFLMVVVFSIERFIVIGKAAGKANLDTFMKNVQGSIKEGNIEAAIASCDKQQGSVANAIKSALIKYQDVKKEGFNSEEASEVIHKEIEEATSLEMPMLEKNMTIISTLVSLGTLGGLLGTVSGMIKAFGALASAGTPDQAALATGISEALINTATGISTSILAIVSYNFFTAKIDDLTYSIDEAGTTIVNTYRRFRGSLKQ, translated from the coding sequence ATGGCAAACGTTAAAGTTAAAAAAGAAAGCACTTCAAACGGAGGAGGAATGATCACTGGAATCATTATTGTAGCGTGTATTTTAGTTGGGGTGTTTATTTGGAAAGTAATCATGGGAGATGCAGCTAACTTTGAAGGTGGAAATCCAGAAACTGGTCACCCTATCAATACATTAGGACAGGTTTATAAAGGAGGTTTTATCGTACCAGTATTATTAGGTATGTTTTTAATGGTTGTTGTTTTTTCTATTGAAAGATTTATTGTTATCGGTAAAGCTGCTGGTAAAGCTAACTTAGATACATTTATGAAAAATGTACAAGGAAGTATTAAAGAAGGAAACATCGAGGCTGCTATCGCTTCATGTGACAAACAACAAGGTTCAGTTGCAAATGCAATTAAATCTGCTTTGATTAAATATCAAGATGTTAAAAAAGAAGGTTTCAACAGTGAAGAAGCTTCAGAAGTAATCCACAAAGAAATCGAAGAGGCAACTTCATTAGAAATGCCAATGTTAGAAAAAAACATGACTATTATCTCTACTTTAGTATCATTAGGAACTTTAGGAGGATTATTAGGAACAGTATCTGGTATGATTAAAGCGTTTGGTGCGTTAGCTTCTGCTGGAACTCCAGACCAGGCTGCTCTTGCAACAGGTATTTCTGAGGCACTTATCAACACTGCAACAGGTATCTCTACTTCAATCTTAGCGATCGTTTCTTACAACTTCTTTACTGCTAAAATTGATGATTTAACTTACTCTATCGATGAGGCTGGTACTACAATCGTAAATACTTACAGAAGATTCAGAGGAAGTTTGAAACAATAA
- a CDS encoding helicase HerA-like domain-containing protein — translation MNKKDNFIQDINNGYSTKGDSIVLGSAILDGEPLGEAHVKIPLKTLNRHGLIAGATGTGKTKTIQVFSEQLSNVGVPVLMMDIKGDFSGIAKEGKEEGFITERHAKINIPYNIASFPVELMSLSKQNGVRLRATVSEFGPVLFSRILDLNDTQAGVVAVIFKYCDDNKMPLLDLKDIKKVLNYITEEGKDEISANYGKISTATTGTILRKIIELEQQGGDLFFGELSFEIDDLMRIDENGKGYVNIIRLTDIQDKPKLFSTFMLSLLAEIYQQMPEKGDVVQPELVIFIDEAHLIFNEASKALLEQIETIVKLIRSKGVGIYFVTQNPMDVPSGVLAQLGLKIQHALRAFTANDRQAIKKTADNYPTSPYYKTDELLTSLGIGEALVTALNEKGVPTPLVATMMRAPMSRMDVLTADEIEGINTKSKLVKKYLEEIDRESAYEILNKKIEDATQAAAEQEEETPTKSSKSEPSTASVVGKSVLKVVTSATFIRGVFGVLSKIFKK, via the coding sequence ATGAATAAAAAAGACAATTTCATTCAGGATATCAACAATGGCTATTCTACAAAGGGCGACAGTATTGTTCTCGGAAGTGCCATTCTGGACGGAGAACCACTTGGAGAAGCTCATGTCAAAATCCCTTTAAAAACATTAAACCGCCACGGGCTGATCGCAGGGGCAACGGGAACCGGAAAAACCAAAACGATACAGGTTTTCTCTGAGCAGCTTTCAAATGTGGGAGTTCCTGTTTTGATGATGGATATTAAAGGTGACTTTAGTGGAATTGCTAAAGAGGGTAAAGAAGAAGGTTTTATAACGGAACGTCATGCTAAAATAAACATACCTTATAATATAGCTTCTTTTCCTGTTGAATTAATGTCACTTTCTAAACAGAACGGAGTTCGCTTAAGAGCTACTGTTTCGGAGTTCGGACCGGTATTGTTTTCCCGAATATTAGACCTGAATGATACCCAGGCAGGTGTGGTTGCCGTTATCTTTAAATATTGCGATGATAATAAAATGCCGCTTTTAGATTTAAAGGATATAAAAAAGGTCCTCAATTATATTACCGAGGAAGGCAAAGATGAAATATCTGCCAATTATGGTAAAATTTCAACCGCAACCACAGGAACGATTCTGAGAAAAATCATAGAATTAGAGCAGCAAGGCGGTGACTTGTTCTTTGGTGAACTTTCGTTTGAAATTGATGATTTAATGCGAATTGATGAAAACGGTAAGGGTTACGTAAACATTATTCGTTTGACGGATATTCAGGACAAACCTAAATTGTTCTCGACTTTTATGCTGAGTTTATTGGCTGAGATTTATCAGCAAATGCCGGAAAAAGGAGATGTTGTGCAACCTGAGCTGGTTATTTTTATTGATGAAGCACATTTGATTTTTAATGAAGCCAGCAAGGCTCTTCTGGAACAAATTGAAACGATTGTAAAACTAATACGTTCTAAAGGAGTTGGGATTTATTTTGTAACTCAGAATCCAATGGATGTCCCGAGTGGTGTATTGGCACAATTGGGTTTGAAAATTCAGCATGCGCTAAGGGCTTTTACTGCCAATGACCGTCAGGCGATTAAAAAAACAGCAGACAATTATCCAACTTCTCCTTATTATAAGACAGATGAGTTACTAACCAGTTTAGGAATTGGAGAGGCTTTGGTAACGGCATTAAATGAAAAGGGAGTCCCTACTCCACTTGTAGCGACTATGATGCGTGCGCCTATGAGTCGAATGGATGTTTTAACTGCTGATGAAATTGAAGGAATCAATACTAAATCGAAACTCGTAAAAAAATACCTTGAAGAAATTGATCGGGAGAGCGCTTATGAAATTCTGAATAAGAAAATTGAAGACGCCACTCAGGCAGCTGCAGAACAGGAAGAAGAAACACCGACAAAATCATCTAAATCTGAACCAAGTACAGCAAGTGTAGTTGGCAAATCGGTTTTAAAAGTGGTTACCAGCGCTACCTTTATAAGAGGTGTTTTTGGAGTTTTATCAAAAATATTCAAGAAATAA
- a CDS encoding FAD-dependent oxidoreductase, producing the protein MQTPLKIAVVGSGLVGSLLSIYLKKAGHTVHVYDRSPDIRKINFSGRSINLAMSNRGWKTLDGVGVGDAVREIAIPMDKRAIHLVDKLNFQNYGQEGESIYSISRGTLNRKMIDLAEEAGAEFLFEQKIWDVTLNDATLHIGETERGEWEEKKYDMVFGADGAFSRIRHRMQRQNMFNYSQEFLNMGYKELNIPANADASHKLDKNSFHIWPRGEYMLIALPNLDGSFTCTLFMPFEGENSFASLKDRKMVEDFFLKNFPDSIEVIPKLAEDFFKNPTSTLVTMKCFPWTYEDKIALIGDACHAIVPFYGQGMNAGFEDITVLSEMIAKYGDDWKKIFSEYQISRKPNADAIAELSYRNFMEMSTKTADEKFLLQKKIEKAFSDKHPDKWIPLYSRVTFSDRPYSEALAIGDFQNVIMEQVLRIENIENIWNSPEVENKILELLQK; encoded by the coding sequence ATGCAAACTCCACTAAAAATTGCTGTTGTTGGTTCCGGATTAGTAGGATCACTCTTGTCGATTTATCTTAAAAAAGCAGGTCATACCGTTCATGTTTATGATCGTAGTCCTGATATCCGTAAAATTAATTTCTCAGGCCGTTCTATAAATCTGGCAATGTCAAACCGGGGCTGGAAAACGCTTGATGGTGTTGGTGTTGGAGATGCCGTTCGGGAAATCGCTATCCCAATGGACAAACGTGCCATTCACTTGGTTGATAAACTCAATTTTCAGAACTACGGTCAGGAAGGCGAGTCCATTTATTCCATTTCCAGAGGAACTTTAAACCGGAAAATGATTGATCTTGCAGAAGAAGCCGGTGCAGAATTTCTTTTCGAACAAAAAATCTGGGACGTAACGTTAAATGATGCTACGTTACATATAGGTGAAACCGAAAGAGGAGAGTGGGAAGAGAAAAAATACGATATGGTTTTTGGTGCCGATGGTGCTTTCTCGAGAATACGACACCGAATGCAGCGTCAGAACATGTTCAATTATTCCCAGGAATTTTTGAATATGGGGTACAAAGAACTAAACATTCCGGCAAATGCAGACGCTTCACATAAACTAGACAAGAACTCTTTTCATATATGGCCTCGTGGCGAGTACATGTTAATCGCACTCCCTAATCTCGATGGAAGTTTTACTTGTACTTTGTTTATGCCTTTTGAAGGCGAAAATTCATTTGCATCGCTTAAAGATCGTAAAATGGTTGAAGACTTCTTTTTGAAGAATTTCCCCGACTCGATCGAAGTAATCCCGAAGCTGGCCGAAGATTTCTTTAAAAATCCAACCAGTACTTTGGTAACCATGAAATGTTTTCCGTGGACATACGAAGATAAAATCGCTTTAATCGGAGATGCTTGTCATGCAATTGTTCCCTTTTACGGACAAGGTATGAATGCGGGTTTTGAAGATATCACCGTTTTAAGTGAAATGATCGCAAAGTATGGAGACGACTGGAAGAAAATCTTCTCGGAGTATCAAATTTCACGTAAACCGAATGCCGATGCTATTGCCGAATTGTCTTATCGAAATTTCATGGAGATGAGTACCAAAACGGCCGATGAAAAATTCTTATTGCAAAAGAAAATCGAAAAAGCATTCTCAGACAAACATCCTGATAAATGGATTCCACTTTACAGTCGTGTAACTTTTAGTGATCGCCCGTATTCCGAAGCCCTGGCAATTGGCGATTTTCAAAATGTAATTATGGAACAAGTTTTACGAATAGAAAATATTGAAAACATCTGGAACAGTCCGGAAGTAGAAAATAAGATTCTGGAATTATTGCAAAAATAG
- a CDS encoding GNAT family N-acetyltransferase, translating into MDSTILQSEIILENEKVLLVPFESERNTELTEIIFDDGIWKYMGMYVRNEKDFKNYIQNTLQQKAAGLCYPFLIIDKTTNRVAGSTRYGYLNHASQKCEIGWTWYGEKFQGTGLNKACKFELLNFGFEVIQFRRIQLSADLENKKSQRAIEKLGATKEGLFRNNYIDSEGKSKDDVYYSIIPEDWQAVKTNYFPEFI; encoded by the coding sequence ATGGACAGCACAATTTTACAATCAGAAATTATTCTGGAAAACGAAAAAGTACTATTAGTTCCGTTTGAGAGCGAAAGAAATACAGAACTCACAGAAATCATTTTTGATGATGGGATCTGGAAATACATGGGTATGTATGTTCGCAATGAAAAAGATTTTAAAAATTACATTCAAAATACTTTACAGCAAAAAGCCGCCGGGCTTTGTTATCCTTTTTTAATCATTGATAAAACGACCAATCGGGTTGCAGGAAGTACCAGATACGGTTACCTGAATCATGCTAGTCAGAAGTGTGAAATTGGCTGGACCTGGTACGGGGAAAAATTTCAGGGAACCGGTTTAAACAAAGCCTGTAAATTTGAATTGTTAAATTTTGGATTTGAAGTCATTCAATTTAGAAGAATACAATTGAGTGCTGATCTTGAAAACAAAAAGTCACAACGGGCGATTGAAAAACTAGGAGCAACTAAAGAAGGTCTTTTTAGAAATAACTATATCGATTCGGAAGGAAAAAGCAAAGATGACGTTTATTACAGTATTATTCCCGAAGACTGGCAAGCAGTTAAAACGAATTACTTCCCTGAATTTATATAA
- a CDS encoding HD domain-containing protein, which translates to MTELQTIYQRTLKFAAKRHADQNQVIPGTNLPYVVHLSNVTMEILFASQNTTSFNTAFAIQIALLHDILEDTATTFEELAAEFDEEIAQAVLALTKNSKIPKEERMTDSLARIKALSKEVWAVKLADRITNLQVPPENWSVEKIREYHKQAVQILNTLKGGNAYLEKRLLERIQNYLLYCTVEKS; encoded by the coding sequence ATGACTGAATTGCAGACGATCTATCAAAGAACCCTAAAATTTGCTGCCAAAAGACATGCCGATCAAAATCAAGTAATTCCCGGAACCAATTTACCGTATGTTGTTCATTTAAGCAATGTAACCATGGAGATTCTATTTGCTTCGCAAAACACAACATCTTTTAATACTGCATTTGCAATTCAAATTGCATTACTCCACGATATTCTTGAAGATACAGCAACTACATTTGAAGAACTTGCAGCGGAATTTGATGAAGAAATTGCTCAGGCCGTCCTGGCACTAACCAAGAATTCTAAAATACCTAAAGAAGAAAGAATGACCGACAGTCTGGCCCGAATTAAAGCATTATCAAAAGAGGTATGGGCTGTGAAATTAGCTGACAGAATAACTAATTTACAGGTTCCACCAGAAAACTGGAGTGTGGAAAAGATAAGAGAATATCATAAACAAGCGGTACAAATACTAAATACACTTAAAGGCGGTAACGCTTATTTAGAAAAAAGACTTTTAGAAAGAATTCAAAATTATTTACTGTATTGTACCGTCGAAAAATCGTAG
- a CDS encoding helix-turn-helix domain-containing protein, with amino-acid sequence MNLYSEHYVSEKSERFVTKIWCLDNGNGETTVENKLVLPNGCFNLAIVSGTHIEVHTSKRKYEMNEGFYFCSQMTNKVLVNIRPKTKVTIIQLQPWTLSMYPQYDLSHFSDSIIRITPEELPFKIQTDAVAENLLQAINVYFEELSALHSEKNTIERICEIIRHHDEEISVSEISGILRVSQRLLQMKFKTATGLTIKKYIQILKFRKSVDQMVHSNPEKLSLTEIALYNKYFDQSHFIKQFKGVMKTTPKTFNSSLYFLSKKR; translated from the coding sequence ATGAACCTCTATTCAGAACATTATGTAAGCGAAAAAAGCGAGCGGTTTGTTACCAAAATCTGGTGTCTGGATAATGGCAATGGTGAAACAACAGTTGAAAATAAGCTTGTCTTACCCAACGGCTGTTTTAATCTTGCTATTGTTAGCGGAACCCACATAGAAGTTCACACCAGTAAGCGAAAATATGAAATGAACGAAGGCTTTTACTTTTGTTCGCAAATGACGAACAAGGTTTTGGTCAACATAAGACCTAAAACCAAAGTAACCATCATTCAATTGCAGCCCTGGACGCTTTCGATGTATCCGCAATATGATTTGAGCCATTTTAGCGATTCGATTATCAGGATTACTCCCGAAGAGCTTCCCTTTAAAATACAAACTGATGCTGTTGCTGAAAATTTATTGCAGGCTATAAATGTTTATTTTGAAGAATTGTCTGCTTTACATTCAGAGAAAAATACCATCGAAAGAATCTGCGAAATTATCAGACATCATGACGAAGAAATCTCAGTTTCTGAAATTAGCGGGATTTTAAGAGTCTCTCAACGGTTGTTGCAAATGAAGTTTAAAACGGCAACAGGGCTTACGATTAAAAAATACATTCAAATTCTGAAGTTCAGAAAATCCGTAGATCAGATGGTGCATTCGAATCCTGAGAAACTCAGTCTGACAGAGATTGCTCTTTACAATAAGTATTTTGACCAGTCGCATTTTATAAAACAATTTAAAGGAGTCATGAAAACAACTCCAAAAACATTCAACTCCAGTTTGTACTTTCTTTCTAAAAAAAGATAA
- a CDS encoding class A beta-lactamase-related serine hydrolase translates to MKINPSLFPLKVFLIGILLFHFQTGFSQEEKNSALYKTIMSRDSLLFNIGFNTCDISQFENLYSDGFEFYHDKDGPSDKALFLVNLKKGLCKSVETYKARRYLVPGSTEVYPLYNKGVLYGAIQMGIHQFYEKSIGKNESFADAKEKFGSTARFTHLWVLENGDWKLKRSLSYDHQEANTAGTKSDIFDNDEAIKKWLVQNNVPALGIGVINEGKLQEVKVFGELKKGVAAPYNTIWNVASLTKPITAMVALKLVSSGKWNLDEPLYKYWTDPDIANDANTKLLTTRIVLSHQTGFPNWRYMNESGKLDFKFKPGTKYQYSGEGMEYLRKALEKKFHKSLDQLADELILKPLKMNDTKFTWNAITDVSRYAIGYDNKGNAYEPTKNKTASAADDLLTTLEDYGTFLCSVMNSDGLSKKVYEDMTAHQVQTKKNKYFGLGFEIYDLGNDDFALSHGGADNGVQTIFLLLPKAKQGLIIFTNVDDGYKVYEKILTHYMGKKGKQIIEIETK, encoded by the coding sequence ATGAAAATCAATCCATCTCTTTTCCCGTTAAAAGTTTTTTTAATTGGAATATTACTTTTCCACTTCCAAACCGGGTTTTCTCAGGAAGAAAAAAACTCAGCATTGTACAAAACGATTATGTCAAGAGACAGCCTTCTTTTTAATATTGGTTTTAATACCTGCGACATTAGCCAGTTTGAAAATCTTTACAGTGACGGTTTTGAATTTTATCACGACAAGGACGGTCCTTCAGATAAGGCACTTTTTTTAGTCAATCTCAAAAAAGGCTTATGCAAATCGGTTGAAACTTACAAAGCCAGAAGGTACCTGGTTCCTGGCAGTACCGAAGTTTACCCGCTCTATAACAAAGGCGTATTGTATGGCGCTATACAAATGGGAATTCACCAATTCTACGAAAAATCAATAGGCAAAAACGAATCTTTTGCAGATGCCAAAGAAAAATTTGGCAGTACTGCGCGATTTACTCACCTATGGGTTTTAGAAAATGGTGATTGGAAACTTAAAAGATCTCTAAGCTACGATCATCAGGAGGCCAATACAGCGGGTACCAAATCGGATATTTTTGACAACGATGAAGCCATTAAAAAATGGCTGGTTCAGAATAATGTTCCAGCACTGGGTATTGGTGTGATCAATGAGGGAAAACTACAAGAAGTAAAAGTCTTTGGTGAACTTAAAAAAGGAGTTGCAGCACCCTACAATACGATTTGGAATGTGGCTTCTCTGACTAAGCCAATTACTGCAATGGTCGCTTTAAAATTAGTAAGTTCCGGAAAATGGAATCTCGACGAACCACTTTACAAATACTGGACAGATCCGGATATCGCAAATGATGCGAATACTAAATTATTAACGACGAGAATTGTCTTAAGTCACCAAACCGGTTTTCCGAATTGGAGGTATATGAACGAATCCGGTAAACTGGATTTCAAATTCAAACCCGGAACAAAATACCAATACTCAGGAGAAGGCATGGAATATTTGCGAAAAGCTCTGGAAAAAAAGTTTCACAAATCATTGGATCAATTAGCGGATGAATTAATTCTTAAACCGTTAAAAATGAATGACACTAAATTTACCTGGAATGCCATAACCGATGTTTCAAGATATGCCATCGGTTATGACAATAAAGGGAATGCTTACGAGCCTACCAAAAATAAAACGGCAAGTGCAGCCGATGACTTGCTCACAACCCTTGAAGATTACGGGACATTTCTATGCAGCGTGATGAACAGTGACGGTTTGAGTAAAAAAGTTTATGAAGACATGACAGCACATCAGGTTCAAACCAAAAAGAATAAATATTTTGGTTTAGGCTTTGAGATTTATGATTTAGGGAATGACGATTTTGCTTTGTCTCATGGCGGTGCTGACAATGGGGTTCAGACGATTTTTCTGTTACTTCCAAAAGCCAAACAAGGTCTGATTATTTTTACCAATGTTGATGATGGATATAAGGTTTACGAAAAAATCCTTACCCATTATATGGGTAAAAAAGGGAAGCAAATAATTGAGATTGAAACCAAGTAA
- a CDS encoding serine hydrolase produces the protein MQKPIKLVVLSVILLFFALNITSAQDKGKQIDQLLSTYHQYGQFNGSALIAENGKVIFKKGFGSANMEWDIPNQPNTKFRLGSITKQFTAFLILKLVDDGKLKLDVPITTYLPDYPKETGDKITLHHLLTHSSGIPNYTATPNFLRDKSRNPYTPEDFVKTFNKLPLEFKPGEKFNYSNSGYFLLGYIIEKVTGKTYEQYLQETILTPLKMVNTGFDHSEVILKNRAAGYEKQGKNFVNSSFIDMSIPYAAGSLYSTVEDLYLWDQALYTTKLLSEKSMESLFKPYVKAWGDFYSYGWFISEANNGSKDKLKVTEHGGGINGFNTLISRVPADKILVVLLNNTGNTVLGEMNTAIRAILYNQPYKPARKSLAIDLLDIFSTKGVTAGIDTYKKLKNDPTFVIKENDMNEAGYQLLQSGKKKEAIEVFKINAETFPKSGNAYDSLGEAYLADGDKKLAIANYSKSVELDPSNENGKKVLEEISKNKTK, from the coding sequence ATGCAGAAACCAATCAAACTAGTTGTTCTTAGTGTTATTCTACTGTTTTTCGCTTTGAACATTACTTCCGCACAGGACAAAGGAAAACAAATTGACCAATTATTAAGTACCTACCATCAATATGGCCAATTTAATGGTTCGGCACTGATTGCCGAAAATGGAAAGGTAATTTTTAAAAAAGGATTTGGCTCAGCCAATATGGAATGGGATATTCCGAATCAGCCTAATACCAAATTCAGATTAGGCTCGATCACCAAACAATTTACCGCTTTTTTAATCTTAAAATTAGTCGATGACGGAAAACTAAAACTAGACGTCCCTATCACTACTTACTTACCGGATTACCCTAAAGAAACCGGCGACAAAATAACGCTTCATCATTTACTAACACATTCTTCAGGAATTCCAAATTATACTGCTACACCAAATTTTCTTAGAGATAAAAGCCGCAATCCTTATACTCCGGAAGACTTTGTAAAAACATTTAATAAACTTCCTCTGGAATTTAAACCGGGTGAAAAATTCAACTACAGTAATTCCGGATATTTCCTCTTGGGGTATATTATCGAAAAAGTTACCGGCAAAACCTACGAACAATATCTGCAGGAAACTATTCTTACTCCTTTAAAAATGGTAAATACAGGCTTTGATCATAGTGAAGTGATCCTTAAAAACAGAGCTGCGGGTTATGAAAAACAAGGCAAAAATTTTGTCAATTCTTCTTTCATTGACATGAGTATTCCATATGCCGCGGGATCTTTGTATTCTACTGTCGAAGATTTATATTTATGGGATCAGGCACTTTATACGACTAAATTGCTTTCAGAAAAATCTATGGAGTCTCTTTTTAAACCGTATGTAAAAGCCTGGGGTGATTTTTACAGTTACGGATGGTTTATTTCAGAGGCTAATAATGGCAGCAAAGATAAACTGAAAGTTACGGAGCACGGTGGAGGAATTAACGGATTTAACACGCTCATTTCACGCGTTCCTGCCGATAAAATTCTAGTGGTGTTACTTAACAATACAGGTAATACTGTTTTGGGTGAAATGAACACTGCTATTCGTGCTATTTTATACAACCAGCCTTATAAACCTGCCAGAAAATCATTGGCAATTGATTTATTGGATATTTTCTCTACAAAAGGTGTCACAGCCGGAATTGATACTTATAAAAAACTAAAGAATGATCCCACTTTTGTTATTAAAGAAAACGATATGAACGAAGCCGGCTATCAATTGCTGCAAAGCGGAAAAAAGAAAGAAGCTATTGAAGTTTTTAAAATTAATGCCGAGACTTTTCCAAAATCCGGAAATGCGTATGATAGTTTAGGAGAGGCCTATTTGGCTGATGGGGATAAAAAGCTTGCGATTGCAAATTATTCCAAATCAGTTGAACTGGATCCTTCCAATGAAAACGGAAAAAAGGTCTTAGAAGAAATTTCGAAAAACAAAACGAAATAG